In a single window of the Scyliorhinus torazame isolate Kashiwa2021f chromosome 2, sScyTor2.1, whole genome shotgun sequence genome:
- the mstnb gene encoding growth/differentiation factor 8: MQTSQVLIYLALFGALGRVGGRDGAHANLTDIKTEPLEKGPDSDYNVSECSACRWRKENKALRLESIKSQILSKLRLKEAPNISRDTVNQLLPKAPPLQQLLDQYDIQGDDNNDALLEEDDYHATTETLITMATEPEPSVQVDDKPKCCSFKISPKMQFNKVVKAHLWIYLRPVKQTTTVFMQILRLKPVGQEWTNHTPIRSLKFDINSGTGHWQSIDFKRVLQNWLKQPESNWGIQINASDINGIDLAVTSPGVGEEGLQPFLEVKVTETSRRSRRNLGLDCDEHSTESRCCRYPLTVDFEAFGWDWIIAPKRYKANYCSGQCEYMFLQKFPHTHLVQQANPRGSAGPCCTPTKMSPINMLYFNGREQIIYGKIPAMVVDRCGCS; this comes from the exons ATGCAAACATCCCAAGTACTCATTTACCTGGCTCTCTTTGGCGCACTTGGTCGAGTGGGTGGCAGAGATGGTGCTCACGCGAATTTGACAGATATTAAAACGGAACCGCTAGAAAAAGGGCCAGATAGCGACTATAACGTGTCCGAGTGCTCAGCTTGTAGGTGGAGAAAGGAGAATAAAGCATTGAGACTGGAGTCTATCAAGTCGCAAATTCTGAGCAAATTGCGACTCAAAGAAGCGCCCAACATTAGCCGGGATACAGTGAACCAACTTTTACCGAAAGCTCCTCCTTTGCAGCAACTGCTTGATCAATATGATATCCAAGGGGATGACAATAATGACGCCTTATTAGAAGAGGACGATTATCATGCGACAACAGAAACTCTCATCACCATGGCCACGGAGC CTGAACCTAGTGTCCAAGTCGATGACAAACCAAAATGTTGTTCCTTCAAGATCAGCCCCAAAATGCAGTTCAATAAAGTAGTCAAAGCCCATCTCTGGATATACCTGCGACCAGTGAAGCAAACCACAACAGTCTTCATGCAGATTCTGCGACTAAAGCCAGTGGGGCAAGAATGGACGAATCACACACCAATACGCTCTTTAAAATTCGACATTAACTCCGGCACTGGCCATTGGCAAAGTATAGACTTCAAACGTGTATTACAGAACTGGCTCAAGCAACCCGAATCGAATTGGGGCATCCAAATCAATGCATCTGATATCAACGGCATTGATCTGGCAGTCACCTCccctggggtgggggaggaaggattG CAACCGTTTCTGGAAGTAAAGGTGACTGAAACATCCAGACGATCCAGAAGAAATCTTGGTCTTGACTGTGATGAACACTCAACTGAATCTCGCTGTTGTCGTTACCCCCTCACCGTAGACTTTGAGGCTTTCGGTTGGGACTGGATAATAGCCCCCAAGAGATACAAAGCCAATTACTGCTCAGGACAATGCGAGTACATGTTCCTGCAGaaattcccccacacacacctcgtACAGCAGGCCAATCCCCGGGGTTCGGCTGGACCTTGCTGCACCCCCACGAAGATGTCCCCTATAAATATGTTATATTTCAACGGAAGAGAGCAAATCATCTATGGAAAGATCCCAGCAATGGTAGTGGATCGTTGTGGCTGCTCCTGA